The following are from one region of the Nicotiana tabacum cultivar K326 chromosome 3, ASM71507v2, whole genome shotgun sequence genome:
- the LOC107808843 gene encoding putative LRR receptor-like serine/threonine-protein kinase RFK1 isoform X4, with the protein MLTAKRDVLSWILVVNYFLLLNLGESRVAQEEVDILEQIAVTMGATHWKFNGELCQIEAVMVTTDRPNWSETDVKCNCSIGNDTLCHIVAITLKGISLPGVLPPELVKLPYIQQVDFAYNYLSGSIPAEWASTPLSFISVLVNRLSGEIPKELGNITSLTYINLEGNQFSGIIPSELGKLINLKTLILSSNQLEGELPTSLSGLVNLTDFRISDNNVSGPIPDFIQNWKQLAKLELHASGLEGPIPSGISLLNMLTDLRISDINGPMQEFPPLNNMTGLVILVLRNCNLSGVIPGYIWQLKTIQTFDVSFNKLVGTIPDDISARTMLKFVFLSGNMLSGNVPDSILKNGINVDLSYNNFTWQGPDQPACRQNTNYYINLYKSSSAVSTLRNILPCTEDLTCPRYGCSLHVNCGGNDFTVKENNRQLDYEGDAQVEGGSARYFRSNKYWGFSSTGDFMDDANDQNTRFIESTQSLSELYSGARASPLSLTYFRYCLENGNYSVSLHFAEIMFKDDRTYYNLGRRVFDIYIQEKLVWKDFNIEEEARGVKRPVIRRFNATVTDSVLEIRLYWGGKGTTRIPLRGHYGALISAISVDSNLNGVELQMVCFTLKQIKAATKNFDASNKIGEGGFGPVYKGQLPDGTLVAVKQLSSQSKQGNREFLNEISTISCLQHPNLVKLHGCCIEADQLLLVYEYLDNNSLAGALFEDSRLTLDWPTRFRICLGIAKGLAFLHEESSLKIVHRDIKATNVLLDGQLNPKISDFGLARLNEEEKTHISTRVAGTIGYMAPEYALWGYLTDKADVYSFGVVLLETVSGKNNNNYMPSNHSICLLDWACHLQQSGSIEELIDQRLDSDINKQEVERIVKVALLCTSATPSLRPIMSEVVSMFEGRLAIPDEIPEANTYSNDLRFKAMKDFHQERQKQKLTGSQTQNTMTIQTDMGSSSASTTNLFDSVQFQDQTDT; encoded by the exons ATGTTGACTGCAAAAAGAGATGTTCTTTCATGGATTCTTGTAGTGAACTACTTCTTGTTGTTAAATTTGGGTGAGTCCAGAGTTGCCCAAGAAGAAG TGGACATTCTGGAACAAATTGCTGTTACAATGGGAGCGACACACTGGAAGTTCAATGGTGAATTGTGCCAGATTGAAGCAGTCATGGTGACAACTGATCGACCAAATTGGTCCGAAACTGATGTTAAATGCAATTGCAGTATAGGAAATGATACTCTCTGCCACATAGTAGCTAT TACTCTTAAGGGCATTAGTCTTCCTGGAGTTCTTCCACCTGAACTGGTAAAGCTTCCTTACATTCAACAAGT TGATTTTGCATACAATTACCTCAGTGGTAGTATACCAGCTGAATGGGCGTCAACCCCGTTAAGTTTTAT CTCTGTTCTTGTGAACCGGTTGTCAGGGGAAATACCAAAGGAACTAGGAAACATTACCAGCCTTACCTATAT AAACCTCGAAGGGAACCAATTCTCAGGCATTATTCCTTCTGAACTAGGGAAATTGATCAACTTAAAGACACT GATATTGTCCTCCAACCAACTGGAGGGAGAGCTGCCAACATCGCTGTCTGGACTTGTAAATTTAACAGATTT TAGGATAAGTGATAACAATGTCAGCGGGCCAATTCCAGATTTTATACAGAATTGGAAACAACTTGCAAAATT AGAGCTGCATGCCTCCGGTCTAGAGGGTCCCATTCCATCAGGCATATCTCTCCTCAATATGTTAACTGATCT GAGGATTAGCGACATAAATGGACCAATGCAGGAATTTCCTCCTCTAAACAACATGACAGGCCTAGTGATACT GGTATTGAGAAACTGCAACCTTTCTGGAGTAATTCCTGGATATATTTGGCAATTGAAAACTATACAAACATT TGATGTTAGTTTCAACAAGCTGGTCGGAACGATTCCAGATGACATAAGTGCAAGAACTATGCTTAAATTTGT GTTTTTATCTGGTAACATGCTCAGTGGAAATGTACCTGACTCAATCTTGAAGAATGGAATAAATGT TGATCTTTCCTACAATAACTTTACTTGGCAAGGCCCTGACCAACCAGCGTGTCGGCAGAACAC GAATTATTACATCAACCTGTACAAGAGCTCTTCAGCAGTTAGCACTTT AAGGAATATTCTTCCTTGTACAGAGGATTTGACTTGTCCAAGAT ATGGGTGTTCCCTGCATGTTAACTGTGGAGGAAATGATTTTACAGTTAAAGAAAACAATAGACAACTTGATTATGAAGGAGATGCTCAGGTTGAAGGTGGTTCTGCTAGATATTTCCGCAGTAATAAGTACTGGGGATTTAGTAGCACTGGAGACTTCATGGATGATGCTAATGATCAGAATACACGTTTCATTGAATCTACACAATCACTGTCTGAATTGTACAGTGGAGCACGGGCTTCTCCACTTTCACTTACTTATTTCCGTTATTGCTTGGAGAATGGGAATTACAGTGTTAGTCTGCACTTCGCCGAGATAATGTTCAAAGATGACCGTACATATTACAATCTTGGAAGGCGTGTCTTCGATATTTATATCCAG GAGAAATTAGTTTGGAAAGACTTTAATATTGAAGAGGAAGCTCGTGGAGTTAAAAGGCCTGTGATCAGACGTTTTAATGCCACTGTAACAGATAGTGTCTTAGAGATCCGACTTTACTGGGGTGGCAAGGGCACTACCCGCATTCCTCTTAGGGGACATTATGGTGCACTCATATCAGCCATCTCGGTCGACTCGA ATCTCAATGGTGTAGAGTTGCAGATGGTTTGCTTTactctaaaacaaataaaagCCGCCACTAAAAACTTTGATGCTTCAAACAAGataggagaaggtggttttggtCCAGTCTATAAG GGTCAATTACCTGATGGTACATTAGTAGCAGTGAAGCAGCTCTCCTCTCAATCAAAGCAAGGCAACCGTGAATTCTTGAATGAGATTAGTACGATCTCCTGTTTACAACACCCGAATCTTGTTAAGCTTCATGGGTGCTGTATTGAAGCAGACCAGTTACTGCTTGTATATGAATACTTGGATAACAATAGCCTTGCTGGCGCTTTGTTTG AGGACAGCCGATTGACACTGGATTGGCCTACAAGGTTTAGGATCTGTCTCGGAATAGCAAAAGGTCTCGCTTTTCTACACGAGGAATCAAGCCTAAAAATTGTACATCGAGACATCAAAGCTACCAATGTGCTGCTGGATGGGCAGCTAAATCCCAAAATATCTGACTTTGGACTAGCTAGACTTAATGAAGAAGAGAAAACCCATATTAGTACTCGAGTTGCTGGAACAAT AGGATACATGGCACCAGAATATGCGCTCTGGGGTTATTTGACCGATAAAGCAGATGTTTACAGTTTCGGAGTTGTACTTTTGGAAACTGTCAGTGGAAAGAACAACAATAACTACATGCCGAGCAACCATAGCATTTGTCTCTTAGACTGG GCCTGTCACTTGCAACAAAGTGGGAGTATAGAGGAGCTCATAGATCAGAGATTGGATTCTGATATTAACAAACAAGAAGTGGAGAGAATAGTAAAAGTGGCACTCTTGTGCACTAGCGCCACTCCCTCACTCAGGCCTATCATGTCCGAGGTAGTGAGTATGTTTGAAGGACGATTAGCCATTCCCGATGAAATTCCAGAGGCAAATACTTATTCTAATGATCTGAGATTTAAAGCGATGAAAGATTTTCATCAAGAGAGGCAAAAACAGAAGTTAACTGGAAGCCAAACTCAAAACACCATGACCATACAGACTGACATGGGTTCTTCTTCTGCATCTACTACTAATCTCTTCGATTCCGTCCaatttcaagatcaaacagacacataa